The DNA segment TGGGGGCAGGCAGATGACCTGTATGGACCGGGATGGCTGTGCACACTGGCCCGTGCTGGAACGGATCTTCAGCAAGGCTGGGGGAGCAGGAAGGGGTCAGAGGGGAAAGATCACCACCTAGTCAGGTGGTCACCATCTCTCCCCTCCAAACCCTGAGGGAATGGCTGTCTATCCCTATGTCAGAGTCAGAGGTCATCCTGGGAGGTCTGCTGGTAGCTTGTCACCTGAAACAAGTCTCCCCTGTCCCATGCTTCAAGGACTTTGTTCCAGCTGCTGACAAAGCCTTGGACAGCCAGGGCAACTGCATACAGCTGTATGAGTTTTTTCCTGCAAAAAACAGCTCATAAAGCCCTGGCTGAGGTAGCTGGGCTGAAATCCAGCCCAATAATCTCTCCAAGTTCTATATTCTGGGACAGACAGAGGCTCCATCCAGCAATGGAAGGGGCATCCCAGCCCAAGCTATATGCCGTCAGGGCCATTGCCACCCAGAGGAGGATACCTGTTTGGAAATTCAGGGACTCTACAGAGGAGCACCAGGCCCCTCATGTTTTCCACTCTGAACCCTTCCCCACCACTCCTTTGTTGTGTAAAGCAGGGTCTTCAAGTTCCCCTACAACCCCAACTTCACACTTGGGTCTCTTCTCAGACCCCCACTCCCACAGCTATCATCATCACGGCAGATGAGGGTTTTCCACTCACCAATATCATTGTGGTGAGCAAGGGTGTCAGCACTGTAGTCCTCACGTAAGATGAGCTTTTCCACCTCAAACTTCATCTCGCCAGGCGTGATGGAGTTAAGCTTTGACCGACCCAGGTAGACAATGTAGTCCTCCTCCTTTTGGTAACCACTGTGGGAGGGAGATCAGTCAGTCTGATCTCATGAGATCCtgtcacttccccctccccaccacagcGACCTCAGAGCATCACTTGTCCCCAAGGCCATGGGCCATAGAGAGAGAGGCCGAGGGGGTAGAAATAAGGGGAATCTTttgctgggaaggaggaagggatttGTTTGGGGTAGGGCAGGAGGGTcagggagaagagacagagggacATACATGAAGCAGTGTGTGGCGCTGACCACCCAGCAGGGGCTGATGAGGCTGCCCCCGCACACGTAGGTGACAGAGCCTGCACGGTGCCTCCTATAGATGGCTGCAAACCAAGGCTGGTTCTCGATGGTGGTGAATTCTCCCCCAACAATCTTAAAGCGGGGCCTCAGAGCCTTCTGGCCGCACTGTAACTTTTCTGGAGGAGAGAGGGCACTTTTTCCTGGAGGACAAAGAAAGTGATatcttggggagggagggaggataaaGTGTCCTTCTCCTGGTCCTCTGACCTTCCAGTTTTTCAGGGCCAGGCAGGCCTCCCTCCTCATCCCTCCTATGATGGAATAAGGGAACAAATGAGTTTGTCCCCTTCCACCCACCATCATAAACAGGCCAGTGACACTCACCAGAAGAGCAGTTGTGCACCATGCACTCCTGGACAATCTGCATTAGGCCAACCTTCACATAGCACCAGGGCCTTCTCTGATTGTCTGGGTTCCTGGCAACACAGAGGGGAGAAGGGTGCCATTCCAACCCAGAATGCCTTTTCTGTGTCCTCCCCTCCAGGGAAGACTCAACCAGAGGCCTTAATTTTCTCATGCTATGGCCAGCACTTGGCAAGCAGAAAAGATGGTAACGAGGGTTTCTGTGAGGCCATGAGGAGGGTCCTTGCTGCCCCCACCTCACCTGCAATAATTGTGTTTCCCCAGTCCCAGCTGAAGGGCATCAGGTCTGTGGGCATGGTACGTTTTCAGAAGGACGGTGGCAGAGTTCCAGGCCAGGCAGGGCCGGCCGCTGGTGTCAGTGTTGGCCTTCCCTCGGTAAGAGTGACCATTCCCCTGATAGCAGGTTTTCGATGTATCTATGGGAGGATGTGAGGATGAGAATattagaaagagaaggaagttCAGACAGGAATTTTAGAGATCCTGTCAGGCCTCACATGATTTCAGTGAGGCAGAAGATACTAGAAGGGGCCTCCTTCCATCCCCACCTCACATTTGTGCAGCCCCAGCTTCATGAGATAGTGTGTGTTCATGTTTGACTGTGAATCACATGAGGATAAGGATGCCCCCCACTCTACCTCCTAACTCCTGCCTGCTCTTGCATCCCACCCATGTCTCCCTGCCCCCAAGTCTCtggtgccccctcctccccagttgGAGTCAGGATCCCCATACCTATCTCACAGTGTTCCCCTTGGAATTTCTTTGGGCAGTTGCATCGCTGAATGTTGGAGAAGTACTTGTAGGACACACATTTTCCTCCATTCAGACAGCCACACTTCGCTGGAGAACACAAAGGTTGGGGGGTAAGCAAGGAGCATAGGCGGAGGCAAAGGGGGAGCCAGCAGGGACAGGGAGGGGCTGCCTCCTGAGGCTTTTCCAAGATATCTGTGCAACCAGATATTGTGCAAGGGGTGGATACTCACATGCACCAGACACTTGATGAAGTTCATGGCTGCCCTGGAAGAGATGCAGGCGGGGGGAGAGATTGAAAGGAAAAGTTCACCAAAGGACCCATGTTCCTGGGACCCCAGGGTGAGGATAAACTGGCCCCAGTCCCCAAACTCAGCCTTCCCTCCAGTTCCCTCTCTCCTTACCCTGTTCATGTCTAACTATCCCTCAAATGGAAGATCATCAGCTTCTAGCAGGGAGAAATGAATTGACTCAAGCAAGCTTCACAAATCAGATACCAGCAGGTTGGGGCAGTCCCTGCGGCTTCTTCCTCCCTTGCCGAAAAGTGCAAGCTCCCTTGGTTCTCAAGGCCCCAATGCCACACCTGTTCTATTTCCCGGGGAGGGTTTGGACCTGCTGTTGATGGAATTCGGAGGACTCCAGCTTCCTAtgcagcccctcccttccccagcacTTTTCAGGGGTCTTGCAAGCCCCCTCCTCCTGCCGCCAAGAGTCAAAAGCAGGGAAGCCACTCACCTCGGAGTCGCTCACGACCAGGGCGCAGAGGAGCAGGCATGCCAGCAGGACTCTCATGGTGGCGAGGCTGGGGCTCTAGACAGCGGCTCTACAAGGGAAGGAGAAGTCAGGGGAAGAAGCGCAGGAGCGCGTGAAGGCGGACCGGGTGGGTTACTGCAGTTCAGGGCTGGAGCCCCTAAGTCCCCTGCGGGAAGAGCCCGCGGTGACCAGGCTCCCCAGGCCCGGCCGTCTATCCTCTCTGGAGGCTCAGAGGTCGTGGCGCAGCCTGCACTGGTCCCCGCAGGGGAACACATGGGCACGGAGCGCGGTGACTCAGCGTGCAGCCGCAGCCGAGCCGGGGCAGCGAGTAAGGAGAAGTAAAGCCGGCAAGAGCTGGGTCGCCCGCATCCACCCTGCGCTCTTAGGGAGGTCCACACTCACCCGCAGCTATGGCCGGAGGGGCGCAGGGCCGGGATAGCGGGGACTAGTGGACACTCTGATGCTCGGGCGGGCCCTAGGGCTCCAGTCTCCGCGCTGTGCTGCTAGCGGGCAGTGCTGGCTCTATATTACGACtcgccccagccctggccccgccccagCCCGGGATCGCCCCGTCCACTCCCTTTCCTCCGCTTCCCTTAGGACCCGCCGCGACTTGGACCCCGCAGGCTTCCACAACCTAACCTGTGAGGGGCAGCGCGGTCCCCATTGGAGGGGACGAACCAGGTCTGAACTGAGGTATGGAGAGACATGTAAATTCTCCGCCCCCTCCTCCCATTCACCTGGCCTGGGCCCCGCCCCCGTGCAGCACCCCTCATCCCCCGATTTGCCAAAAGGAGAGGCGCTAGGGAGACGCTCTCCTCCAGCTCTGATGCCTCTTCCCAGATCCCCTAAACCTCTTCTCCACCCTCGGCCCCCAACTGCCTAGGACACTGATTCGGACCCCTGGGCTTAGAGGCATAGTCTGCAGCTCGTACAGCTGTGAAGTCTCTTTCTCAATGTGAAAATACAGGTCGCTGAAACAGACAAAAAGCGTGTTCACAAGGGCTGCCTCCAAGTAGTATGCCAGCTCCCCGAAAATCAACACAACCAGTGGATAAGACAAAGCTTAGTTTATTGCTTACTGCGGTAAGGTAGTTTGgtagtggtgggggagggggtcggattttattgagaatttgcaGTTTGGTATAAGGCAGGTCTTTGAAAGTGAGGGTCTGATAAGGATTGGATAAGAGTCGTGATATGATATTGTAGGATTGTGAGAACAAAGTCTTAGGGCACAAACTGTTGACGCTTTCTATAGAAGTGTTGATAGGTTTTTCAGGAAGTTCCTAAAATGAACTATTCATTTATTTGCCTGGGCCATAGTATTGTCACTTAATAAAGACAATAGAATAGTAAAGCCTTATTAACGTAGAAAGTTCTATTTTCACCTCTGAAGAGAGAAATTGGGGAACTGGAGGACAAGAATGagaagatttatttttcactgtatgGCCTTTTACactgtttaaatttttgaaaacacaTCCTTGTATCACCCGTTCCAAAAAGataattacagatttttaaatgcaGGTGTATTTAGTATTCTACTTCATCATAGAGCCTTGTTtctaataagataaaatatttgctCATCAAATAAGATTGGCCTCCAGAAAGACAGACCATGTGTAAAGGACTCCAcctatgcttcctgcttgagagTGAGTGCACACAGTTGTGTACACACGCACAagtccatgcacacacacatatctctCAGGCAGAGCTGAAGAACTACAGTAGGGACTCTGAAGTTCAGTCacccccatccctttcccctaGTGTTGGGAACCAGGGCTTGGGGTCACTTAAATCCACCCTGAAGGACTGTCTCCCTCAATGGAAGGGGAGGAGGTTAAATCCCTGTAACTCACTAAGGGGCGCAAGGCTTGTCCCTCTCCCTGCCTAGGCCTACAGCGTTTTGCTGCCTGGCAAACCTGGACCTTGGGTCTGGGTCCACTTGagaggggcaggaagagggcAGAGAAAGTGCCAGGAGGGCAGGAAGAAGGAAAGCCTCTTTGCTCTGCCCCAGCCAGAGGTCTCAGGATGCCAGCCTCTGCCTGGGGAAAGTACAAGTTAACCGTCCAGCTTAGGAGGCAGGTGACCCATCATCCTCCAGAGAGAGAGTTTTTCTGTGCCCAGCTCTGAGCTGCCAGCCTCCTAGGGGATGGACTGTGTCAGAGGTGCTAGAGCCTTCAGAACCAGCCGGGCTACTTCCTCTAGAAGACTGtgatatgttttttggtttttttttttttaatttatttatttatttagttttggctgtgttgggtcttcgtttctgtgcgagggctttctctagttgtggcaagcgggggccactcttcatcgcggtgcgcgggcctctcactattgcggcctctctcgttgcagagcacaggctccagacgcgcaggctcagtagttgtggctcatgggcctagttgctccgcagcatgtgggatcttcccagaccagggctcgaacccgtgtcccctgcattagcaggcagattctcaaccactgcgccaccagggaagccctgtgatatGTTTTGTTTGGAGTTAGAACACATTAACTGTAAATAAACGTGATCAAaatgtaaacagagctgcagccTGAGGACTTACCCAGAAACTCTTAGGTTAGTTATCAGGAAATTCCCCACTGACTCTTGTGATTCACTGAGCTTCCCCGGCAGCTCTCATGACTCCAGATTACTTGGCTGGAGGCTGTCATGCTGATTCTGAGAGCAAGATGACCTCATTTCCTCCCGGACAAAGAGACTTGGAGACCGTTAGGGAGCATGacacccctcttccccctccttcctcttgTGGGCTCTTCACCTGGTTGAACAATCCTAGAGCCTCTGTGAAGACAGAATATCCTTTCCACTCTGTGATCTTTGGCACTCTCTGAAATCTGTGTCCGTCTTTTGGTGCACAGTCTGTGCTATCTTTCAGTTCTTTTAGGGCAGGGACTACATCTTAAATATCTTTCTCTCCCTCAGCACCTGGTGCATGCCTTGTTCACCTAGGTGGTTTATTATGAATGAATCCGTGAACAAGTGAGAGCAGAGCGCTTTGGGTCTCCTTGGAagtttcccttctccttgtctttttttttttccttgccataAAAAAATAGTACTGACATCATTTCTGTCTTTTGCTAAAAAGCACCTTGATACAAACCATTCCTCTTTAAACTCACAACTGCCTTACGTAGCTGGGAAtcgttattcccatttcacagatgaggaaaatgaggtggAGAGAAGATACGTAGTTGATGAGTGGCAAAGCCAGCGCTAGAACCCAGGTTTTCTGATCCTTGTTCCTGTGCTCTATACCTCACTGCCTCCAAAGAGAAGGATTCAGAACAGAAGGCTGTGAAGAGAAGGGCCAGATGCTGTAAGATGTTCCAGCTCAGGGGAGCCTTCTTGCTGGCTTTGGAGACCTCCTTCGAGAAACGTGCCTAGGACTATGGGCTCTGAGCTCCTGGGAGACCCTGGCTATAATATGAGTTAATTGCTTGCCTAAGTTCCAGAAACTAACTTGGTGGTCTAGGCTATCTGAAGTTTCTATCAAGTGTGAGAGAATAAGGAACTGAATACATGTGGTTTCATTCTGTTCCTGAATCTCAGAGAAAAACCACCAGCCTCCTGCCTCCACATCTTAGTGGTCCAGATCTCCCATGTTAGATGTGGCAACAGAGACTACTGGAGAAGCCCCATTTCCTGGAGCGGCTCATAAAAAAGCAGGCAGATGCCAGGTGTGCCAGGAGGACCAGGATGTCGAACTTGGCCCTGAGACTGTGTCCAGGAAACAGGACCACTGAAGGGCTATTTTCTGACCAGCAGGACCCAAAGGGAAGTTCACGTCGAGTCACAGGATGTTTTCCTGGGTTGCTATACCAAGAATGTTCAGTTTGGTACTGTGTGGAGAGTACAGTGTCTAGCCACAGGTCAGCCACATCCAAGTCTAATGACCTCAGGCAAGATGCTTAATTCTCTTGGTCTCGGTTCCCCATCTAGAAAAAGAGGCAACgcctgccctgcccctgcctcacTTTGCAGATTGAATGAGATCATACTTGTGTgtgaaatcattcattcattcctttattcactcACCAAGGATTTATCATGGGCCTAACATGTGTCAGGCACAGTTCTAGATGCTAGAGACACACGGATGAACTTTGTAAACTGTAATTCCTACCTTGAGTGCCTGCCTTGCCTTCCTGTCTATGACTGTCCTGGCCCAGAAGTCCAGGCCATTCCTGGGAGTCCATCCCAGGATT comes from the Balaenoptera ricei isolate mBalRic1 chromosome 16, mBalRic1.hap2, whole genome shotgun sequence genome and includes:
- the PLAU gene encoding urokinase-type plasminogen activator; this encodes MRVLLACLLLCALVVSDSEGSHELHQVSGASKCGCLNGGKCVSYKYFSNIQRCNCPKKFQGEHCEIDTSKTCYQGNGHSYRGKANTDTSGRPCLAWNSATVLLKTYHAHRPDALQLGLGKHNYCRNPDNQRRPWCYVKVGLMQIVQECMVHNCSSGKSALSPPEKLQCGQKALRPRFKIVGGEFTTIENQPWFAAIYRRHRAGSVTYVCGGSLISPCWVVSATHCFIGYQKEEDYIVYLGRSKLNSITPGEMKFEVEKLILREDYSADTLAHHNDIALLKIRSSTGQCAQPSRSIQVICLPPANEDARFGTSCEITGFGKENPSDYIYSEQLKMAVVKLVSHRECQQPHYYGTEVTNKMLCAADPQWETDSCQGDSGGPLVCFTQGRMTLTGIVSWGRECAMKEKPGVYTRVSSFLPWIHTHIGGENGLAL